The following coding sequences are from one Armatimonadota bacterium window:
- a CDS encoding prepilin-type N-terminal cleavage/methylation domain-containing protein, whose product MKQRWSTSSKALSKKKAFTLIELLVVIAIIAILAAILFPVFAQAKKAAKVTVTVSNAKQLAIGINLYSADTDDVMPMTIQSLDIDDTPGGTWWTPNEMVGILQMMYPYVKNNDIWWNGLNPKPGSLATPMTPIAPSGTWGDWTKEQTILPNNIALNVWDGAAQNIKPRSVTSVDEPAALGVFFPVAGPLQGVATWSSSYADVQIDIDPWYNACVPSYTDPSVNDGYPPVYAAHVTHNNSSPVAFADGHAGKIKNNAFYQNSNCHVGSVPGYDGANGFIYQHYPNRLWGWYLQGYQPVN is encoded by the coding sequence ATGAAGCAACGATGGTCGACATCGAGTAAAGCGCTCTCAAAGAAGAAGGCATTTACACTTATCGAACTCTTGGTGGTCATCGCAATCATCGCGATTTTGGCCGCTATCCTCTTCCCCGTTTTTGCCCAGGCGAAGAAAGCTGCGAAGGTCACCGTTACGGTCTCCAACGCAAAGCAGTTGGCCATCGGCATCAACCTCTATTCGGCTGATACGGACGACGTCATGCCGATGACGATCCAGTCGCTGGACATCGACGACACGCCCGGTGGAACCTGGTGGACCCCCAATGAAATGGTGGGCATTCTCCAGATGATGTACCCGTACGTGAAGAACAACGACATTTGGTGGAACGGCCTCAATCCGAAGCCGGGCAGCTTGGCTACGCCAATGACGCCGATTGCTCCGAGCGGAACTTGGGGCGATTGGACGAAGGAACAAACGATCCTCCCGAACAACATCGCGTTGAACGTTTGGGACGGCGCCGCACAGAACATCAAGCCGCGCTCCGTGACTTCGGTCGACGAGCCAGCCGCGCTCGGCGTATTCTTCCCGGTCGCTGGTCCGCTCCAGGGCGTCGCCACATGGTCGAGCAGCTATGCAGATGTTCAAATCGACATCGATCCTTGGTACAACGCTTGTGTTCCCAGTTATACCGATCCGAGTGTGAACGACGGATACCCGCCGGTTTATGCTGCGCACGTGACGCATAACAACTCGTCACCAGTCGCATTTGCCGACGGCCATGCGGGCAAGATCAAGAACAATGCGTTCTATCAAAACTCGAACTGCCATGTAGGCTCGGTTCCCGGTTACGACGGGGCTAACGGCTTCATCTACCAGCACTATCCCAACCGCCTGTGGGGTTGGTACCTGCAAGGATATCAGCCGGTCAACTAA